GACCGGGCCGGGGGTGCCGGGCGGCGACCAGACGACGGGGTCCTGACGCGGGGTGGTCACCTCACCCACGCCACGGGTCGGGTACAGGTCGGTACGTGCGGGGGCGGTGGTCATGGGGGTCAGCCCTCCTCGGTCAGCAGCGGATAGACGCCGTTCTCGTCGTGGTCCTCCCGGCCTGTCACCGGGGGGTTGAAGACACAGACACAGCGGAAGTCGGTCTTGGGCCGGAGCGTGTGCTTCTCGTGCCCGTCGAGCAGATACATCGTGCCGGGGGAGATCCAGTGGGTCTCGCCCGTGTCGTCGTTGGTGAGTTCGGCCTCGCCGTCCACACACAGCACGGCCTCGACGTGGTTCGCGTACCACATCGACGTCTCGGTACCCGCGTAGAGCACGGTCTCGTGCAGGGAGAAGCCGACCCTCTCCTGGGCGAGCACGATGCGCTTGCTCTCCCATGTGCCCGACGCGGACCTCACATGACGGTCGGTGTTCTCGATGTCCTTGAACGATCGCACGATCACGGTGAATAGGACCCTTCTGTGGTGCGGTGCTGTGGTGCGGTGCTGTGGTGCGGTGCTGTGGTGCGGTGCCCTCTACGGGTGCCCCGGTCGTCCCGGAATCAGACCCCCGGGGACCCCGCGGGCCCCGTCCGGAGGACAGGCCCGCGAGGGCGGATCCCGAGGGATCGGTCGGTTGCTGGGAGTCTCGGGCGGTCATCGGCCGGTCGTGGGGTGGGGGTCGGGTGCCGGTCGCCGGGTGGCGTCACGGTCCGGTGGTCGTCAGGCGGTCTCGCGTACGGCGCGGGCCAGGGTGCGCAGACCCTCGTCCAGCTCGTCCGGGGTGATGGTCAGCGCCGGGAGGAGCTTGACGACCTCGCTCTCCGGGCCCGAGGTCTCCAGCAGGAGCCCCAGCTCGAAGGCGCGGCGGCAGACCGCGGTGGCACGCGGCTTGTCCTGGAACTCCATGCCCCAGACCAGGCCCCGGCCCCGGAAGCCCACGCTGTCCGGCTCGCACTCCTCCACGATGGCCAGCAGCGCGCGCTCGATCTGGTCGGCGCGGGCCAGGGTCTGCTTCTCCATCTGGCCGTCGGCCCAGTACGTGTTCAGCGCGGCGGCGGCCGTCACGAAGGCCGGGTTGTTGCCGCGGAACGTCCCGTTGTGCTCACCGGGCTCCCAGATGTCCAGCTCCGGCTTGAAGAGCGTCAGCGACATCGGCAGGCCGTAGCCGCTGATGGACTTCGACAGGGTGACGATGTCGGGGGTGATGCCCGCCTCCTCGAAGGAGAAGAACCCACCGGTCCGTCCGCAGCCCATCTGGATGTCGTCCACGATGAGCAGCATGTCCTGGCGCTCGCACAGCTCGGCCAGCGCGCGCAGCCACTCGGCGCGGGCGACGTTGATGCCGCCCTCGCCCTGGACGGTCTCCACGATGACGGCGGCGGGCTTGTTGAGCCCGGAGCCCTGGTCGCCGAGCAGCCGCTCGAACCACAGGAAGTCCGGGACCTGCCCGTCGAAGTAGTTGTCGAACGGCATCGGCGTGCCGTGCACCAGCGGGATACCCGCCCCGGCGCGCTTGAAGGCGTTGCCGGTGACGGCGAGCGAGCCCAGCGACATCCCGTGGAAGGCGTTCGTGAAGGACACGATCGCCTCGCGGTTCTTCACCTTGCGGGCCAGCTTGAGCGCCGCCTCGACGGCGTTGGTGCCGGTGGGGCCGGGGAACATCACCTTGTACGGCAGGTCCCTGGGCCGCAGCACCACGTTCTGGAAGGACTCCAGGAACGCGCGTTTCGCGGTGGTCGCCATGTCCAGGCCGTGGGTGATGCCGTCGCGCTCGATGTAGTCGATCAGCGCGCGTTTCAGTACGGGGTTGTTGTGCCCGTAGTTGAGCGAACCGGCACCGGCGAAGAAGTCCAGGTAGCTGTGGCCGTCCTCGTCGGTGAGGCGGCTGCCCTGCGCGCGGTCGAACACGGCCGGCCAGCCCCGGCAGTAGCTGCGTACCTCGGATTCCAGGGTCTCGAAGACACTGAGGACAGGCGGGGTGATGGTCACGGGGATCTCCTGAAGGGTGAGGGGAGAGGCGTGCGGTGGGGTGGGGTGGAGGGTGCCGCTCAGGTCGTG
Above is a window of Streptomyces sp. NBC_01498 DNA encoding:
- a CDS encoding ectoine synthase; this translates as MIVRSFKDIENTDRHVRSASGTWESKRIVLAQERVGFSLHETVLYAGTETSMWYANHVEAVLCVDGEAELTNDDTGETHWISPGTMYLLDGHEKHTLRPKTDFRCVCVFNPPVTGREDHDENGVYPLLTEEG
- the ectB gene encoding diaminobutyrate--2-oxoglutarate transaminase; this translates as MTITPPVLSVFETLESEVRSYCRGWPAVFDRAQGSRLTDEDGHSYLDFFAGAGSLNYGHNNPVLKRALIDYIERDGITHGLDMATTAKRAFLESFQNVVLRPRDLPYKVMFPGPTGTNAVEAALKLARKVKNREAIVSFTNAFHGMSLGSLAVTGNAFKRAGAGIPLVHGTPMPFDNYFDGQVPDFLWFERLLGDQGSGLNKPAAVIVETVQGEGGINVARAEWLRALAELCERQDMLLIVDDIQMGCGRTGGFFSFEEAGITPDIVTLSKSISGYGLPMSLTLFKPELDIWEPGEHNGTFRGNNPAFVTAAAALNTYWADGQMEKQTLARADQIERALLAIVEECEPDSVGFRGRGLVWGMEFQDKPRATAVCRRAFELGLLLETSGPESEVVKLLPALTITPDELDEGLRTLARAVRETA